ACAGGCATCGCCCAGGGAAAAACAAAAGGATGACAGACAGAGCAGGCGCAGGGAGGGGTTTCGCAGCACCCCTACCAATGATCCCTCTCTTCCCCTCCCCCGGAGAGACTGTTCCGGGAGCCGCTCCCCCAGGTAGAACACCCCCAGAGCCGCAGCGAGGGGCACCAGCAGGTAGGCAACGTCGTACCCCCGCTGCAGAAAGAGATCCCCCAGGGGCACCAGGGTCATCAGAGGGAGGATCCCTCCCGCTGAGATGGCGGAAAAGGCCACCCCCCGGGAAGACTCGGGGATCACCAGCCCCTGATAGGTAGTGAATCCCACCACAAAAAGGGTTTGGGAAACCCCTAAAATCACACGAAAAAGCAACAGCCCCGGCGTGTAGGAACCCACAAGGGCAAAGCCCAGGGCCCCCGCGATTCCCAGCAGGCCGCCCCACCGGAAAAGGCGCCGGAACCCCATCCGGCGCACCAGCCCTCCCCCGAAGGGGCGGGAGAAGGTGGTGGCCATGTAGAAGGCCCCCACGATCCAGCCCACCTGCTGGGAGGAACCCACCCCCGCGTGGCTCAGGTATTGGGGAAGAAGGTAGTACACGTTGGACACCCCGAAGAGGGCGAAGTAGCCCAGCCCCAGGGTCGCCACCATCCTCCAGGTCTCCTTCATCGACTCCACTCCCCCCGCTCCAGATCCGAAAGAAAACGATCCACCTCACACCATGCCCTCTTCGCCCAGACACGGCCTTCCGGACTCCTTCCGGGGCGAAGGAACCCGTGAGGGGCTCCGGGAAAGAGCACCCCTCGCCCGGGGGTCCCCCGCATGCCCCAATCGGCCAGGAAGGATCCCCCGTTCTCCGGGGGCACCACCGCATCCTTGCCGGCCACAATCGCCAGAAGAGGGACATCCCCCGGAAGCCCTTCCGGGGACGGATCCAGGTACCCGTAGACCGTCAGGGCTCCCAGGGGACGAAGGCCCGCCCGAAGGCCTTCGAGCACCGCGTGTCCCCCGAAGGAGGAACCGAAGAGCAGGAGGGATTCCTCCCGGTAGCCCGGGAGAGTGAGCAGATGCTCCCACCAACCTCGGACCCGCGCCCGAAGGGGACCACGAAGCTCCCGAAGAGCCCGGGCCCTCAGTGCCGCCTCTCCCGCAAATCGGGGGCGGAGGGACACCCCGTAAAGGTCCGCCGCGACTCCGCCCCATCCCCGGGCACGCCATTCCCGAAGGAGCCACAGGCTCTCGGGCCCCAATCCGTCGAATTCGTGGAGGATCAAGACCCGCCCTCGCGGCGTCACCTCTTCCGCCGGTTCCCAGCGCACCCCCCCGTAGAGCCGTCCGCCCAACCGCAAGGGCTCCCATGCGAGCATCCCTTCACCCCCCCTGGACTTTTCACGCAAACAAGAATACCATGGGTCTAAATCTACAATAAAGCGAGATGATTCGGATGGATATTTTGGATTTCAAGATTCTCCACCTTCTCCTGGAGGACGGACGGCTCTCCTGGACGGAGTTGGGCAAAAGCGTGGGCCTCACCCCCCCAGGGGTGGCGGACCGGGTGCGACGGTTGGGCGAAAAAGGCCCCCTTCTGGGATTCTCCGCCCGGGTGGACGAGGAATCCATGGGCTACGCGGTCCTCGCCTTCGTGGGTGTCACCCTGCAGCGCCCCCAACATCGAAAACCTTTTCTTGAGGCAATAGCCTCCTGGCGGGAGGTACAGGAGTGCCATCACCTGGCGGGAGAAGAGGACTACCTCCTCAAAGTCCGCACCTTTGACCTCAAAAGCCTCGATCGGCTGATCAGCGACCGGATCAAGGGGCTGCGAGGGGTGTTGCGCACCCGTACCCAGGTGGTCCTCTCCACGGAAAAGGAAAGCCCTCTCCTCCCGCTTCGCGAAGAACGATCCGAGGGGGTCGGGCCATGACGGGGCTTCGGGAGATTCTCCTGGGGTTCGCCATCGCCGCTGCTCCGGGCCCCATGGGTTTGCTGTGTCTGGATCGTTCCCTTCGAAGGGGGGTCCACTCGGGATTGGCCACGGGACTGGGAACCGCCGCGGCGGACGGCCTGTACGCCCTGCTGGGTTCCCTGGGGACCGCAGGCCTCACCCGCCAGGCTGCGGCCCTGGGAGATCCCCTTCGCTTGCTGGGAGGCGGGCTGCTGCTTTACCTGGGGTGGAAGGCCCTGACGTCTTCCTCGACCGCCACCGACTCCCCCAAGGACACCTCCCGAGGTTCCCTTGCG
The sequence above is drawn from the Aminomonas paucivorans DSM 12260 genome and encodes:
- a CDS encoding dienelactone hydrolase family protein, giving the protein MLAWEPLRLGGRLYGGVRWEPAEEVTPRGRVLILHEFDGLGPESLWLLREWRARGWGGVAADLYGVSLRPRFAGEAALRARALRELRGPLRARVRGWWEHLLTLPGYREESLLLFGSSFGGHAVLEGLRAGLRPLGALTVYGYLDPSPEGLPGDVPLLAIVAGKDAVVPPENGGSFLADWGMRGTPGRGVLFPGAPHGFLRPGRSPEGRVWAKRAWCEVDRFLSDLERGEWSR
- a CDS encoding MFS transporter, encoding MKETWRMVATLGLGYFALFGVSNVYYLLPQYLSHAGVGSSQQVGWIVGAFYMATTFSRPFGGGLVRRMGFRRLFRWGGLLGIAGALGFALVGSYTPGLLLFRVILGVSQTLFVVGFTTYQGLVIPESSRGVAFSAISAGGILPLMTLVPLGDLFLQRGYDVAYLLVPLAAALGVFYLGERLPEQSLRGRGREGSLVGVLRNPSLRLLCLSSFCFSLGDACLVVLASLAQSRGVLVSAFFMANASVAAGIRLFGARLLDRLPRRHLAAPAMAGLALALFGCTWATGNGAMAFWGGVFGVAMGWGFPLHMALIADLATPEERPHASAMVWFAMGGSFALVPVLMGYGVDWLGAEGSFRGFAGFLLLLSLGLGVLWERDLRRHPGRPVPTGS
- a CDS encoding LysE family translocator, whose product is MTGLREILLGFAIAAAPGPMGLLCLDRSLRRGVHSGLATGLGTAAADGLYALLGSLGTAGLTRQAAALGDPLRLLGGGLLLYLGWKALTSSSTATDSPKDTSRGSLAGDALSSFALTVANPITILSMGALFATTKPAEARGLPYALAFAGYLFLGSLAWWILLSCSAHASRRVLPSGALRFLQKGTAAVLLGLGAWGCLSVLR
- a CDS encoding Lrp/AsnC family transcriptional regulator, producing the protein MIRMDILDFKILHLLLEDGRLSWTELGKSVGLTPPGVADRVRRLGEKGPLLGFSARVDEESMGYAVLAFVGVTLQRPQHRKPFLEAIASWREVQECHHLAGEEDYLLKVRTFDLKSLDRLISDRIKGLRGVLRTRTQVVLSTEKESPLLPLREERSEGVGP